atttttgcgcattatcctgctgaaagaagccaCAGCCATTGGGAACACATTCCCcacagggaatactgtttcagTGAaaaggtgtacatggtctgtaacaatgcttaggtaggtggtacatgtcaaagtaacatccacatggatggcaggacgaAAAGAaccctggtgccatgtgttgcCCAGGTAAGCGGCGCAGACGCACCCGGCTAttcacgtgatgtaaaagaaaacgtgattcatcagaccaggccaccttcttccattgctccggggtccagttctgatgctcacgtgccagTTGTTGacactttcggtggtgcacaggggtcagcatgggcaccctgactggtctgcagctatgcagccccatacacaacaaactgtgatgcactgtgtattctgacacctttctatcagaacaagcattaacatcttcagcaatttcagcaacagtagctcctctgttggatcagacaacagagggccagccttcgctccccacgagcatcaatgagccttggccatccatgaccctgtcacaggtttctttgttccttccttggaccacttttgatagatactgaccactgcagactgggaacaccccacaagagctgcagttttggagatgctctgatccagttgtttAGCCatgacaatttggcccttgtcaaacttgctcaaatccttactcttgtccatttttcctgcttctaacacatcaactttgaggacaaaatgttcacttgctgcctaatatatcccacccactaacaggtgccatgatgagatcatcagtcttattatTCACTTCTACCACTAGTGCTCATGATGTTATGTCTAATCTGTGTATGTGCACTACATAGTGTCTGCTAGAAATGCACTAGTAAGaggttttgatgttttttttttgtttgttttgttttttttgtttgggggGTTGGTATGGCTGAGCGATTGCTAATCCCTAAATCCTCACTTCCGGAAAACTTAACGAAAGGCTGGAGCAGGTCTGTCTCTTTCACCACTCGCCATGCAGCAGAGGGAGCATCGCTATAAGGTCCTGGTGATCGGAGACCTCGGCGTCGGGAAGACAAGCATCATCAAACGTTACGTGCACCAGCACTTCTCCGCTAACTACCGAGCCACCATCGGAGTGGACTTTGCTCTCAAAGTAATCAATCTGGATCAGGACACCATCCGGCTGCAGCTATGGGACATCGCAGGTGAACAtttaactctcacacacactcacatttccaCTCACATGTTCGTTATTGGTAAACATTTCACTCTCGAATTtcatatttaaagatttaaacataataaatttCAACTGTTgaggaaaaagtaaaaagtCGTTGAATTATTTTCCGTCGCAGCATGTGACTCTAATTCCCCCAAATCTCAAACAAAGCTGAACAAAGTCCAAGGTTCCTGTGTGTGACGCTCACATGAGGGAGATTTCCCACAAAACAGGACTGGACTGTGTTCCAAATGGTTAGCTTGTTATCTGTGGCTGAACCACCTGACAGAGGCATCCAGGGTTTGGGTTGGTGGGTAAAATGACAGATTTCTCGTctgggctgtgttccaaattctacagtgagagtgaggagtTAGGGTTCCTTGTAGAACATCTTCAGTGTAAAGTATGTTCGGTttgaattttgtgtgttttttactgGTTTATGGATAAGTACCTAGCTAGTGGGCTACGTTAGTCTTTTCTAGCGCCTTTTTATTTTTGGCACTGACTCTGCCCACTGGCTATTATCAAACTTCCTGCTGGTTTACGCTAACCGCTAATCAACTAAGCTGCTAGCTATAAGCTATGTTCGTCTTTTCTAGTGCTTGTTCTGTGTGACTCTGCCCACTGGCTACTTTTATACTCTGTATTATTTAGGATGTAGCTGGAGTACATTTTACTTCTGGTTTATGCTAACTGCTAATCAACTAAGCTGCTAGTTagtcttttctctttttagtGCCTTTTTTCCAtgactcctctctctctcccttccaaatctgtctctctttctttctctctctcattctctagGTCAGGAACGTTTCGGGAACATGACCCGTGTGTACTACCGTGACGCCCTCGGCGCCTTCGTGGTTTTTGACGTGACGAGGTCATGCACGTTTGAGGCCGTGAGGAAGTGGAAGGAGGATTTAGACGACAAGGTGAGCGTCTCTGGGGGGAAACGGATCGCCGCCGTGCTGCTCGCCAACAAATGTGACCAGGAGAGAGACGAGGCTTTCGCCAGACACTACAACAGGATGGAGCAGTTCTGCCGAGAGCATGG
The window above is part of the Hemibagrus wyckioides isolate EC202008001 linkage group LG17, SWU_Hwy_1.0, whole genome shotgun sequence genome. Proteins encoded here:
- the rab38a gene encoding ras-related protein Rab-38 codes for the protein MQQREHRYKVLVIGDLGVGKTSIIKRYVHQHFSANYRATIGVDFALKVINLDQDTIRLQLWDIAGQERFGNMTRVYYRDALGAFVVFDVTRSCTFEAVRKWKEDLDDKVSVSGGKRIAAVLLANKCDQERDEAFARHYNRMEQFCREHGFISWFETSAKENINIDEAVTCLVSHIMASETELLQRDDMNIVSPNLDSGRSPPCSACLRA